In Candidatus Neomarinimicrobiota bacterium, the sequence ATAGTACAATTGGACATGCTCGGGATTGGCTAAGCCTGCACTTTACCTCCTTAGAGCCGTATGAAGGAATGACGGCATTCGTCGAGAAACGTCAACCGCGTTATAAAGAGCTTAGGGATAAAATGGCTGACGGCGGTTCTATTGAATTTTTATGGGGTCCGTATGAACATGAATGTCCAAAATGTAATGCGAAAGGCATCCCTTCCGAATTTGAATACTGCGGTAAATGCGGCTCAAAACTCAGTGTAGATGGCTCTTCTTAAAGATAAAAAAGCTCTCATAACAGGCGGCAGCACAGGCATCGGTGCGGCAATAGCAATAGAATTTGCCCGACAGGGGGCAGATATAGCAATAACGTTTATTGGAGAGAAAGAAGATGCCGATAAACTATCCACCCATATTTCATCTCTCGGAAGAAAATTTATTTCGATTGAAGCCGATGTAACTGACTTCAGCGAGGCTGGAAAGGTTGTAAGCAACGTAGTCGCAGAATTTAAGGGATTAGATATTCTTGTATGCAATGCGGGAATAAATATAGACAGCACCATTTGGAATATGGAGGAAGACGAATGGGACAGTGTCATAGACGTAAATCTCAAAGGTTGTTTTAATTATATCAGGGCTGTATCGCCTATACTTAAGAATCAAAAATCCGGTAAGATCATAACTATTTCATCCATTAACGGTCTTAGAGGGAAATTCGGATTATCGAACTATTCAGCATCGAAAGCTGGGATAATAGGTCTCACAAAATCAGTAGCGAGAGAGATGGGCAGATACAATGTAAATGTAAATTCTGTGGCTCCCGGATTTATAGAGACATCTATGACTGCTAAACTATCTTCTGAAATTCGGGAGGGGGCAATTAAAGAGAGCGCGCTCGGACGGCTCGGTAAACCTGAAGATGTCGCGAATTTGGTTCTCTTTCTCGCGAGCGATGAAGCGGCTTATATAACAGCTCAGGTGATACAGGTAGATGGCGGGCAACTGATATGAGAGCCGCCGTTTTTTACGGGGCAGGACAAGATCTCGTTATAGAAGAAGTGCCGACTCCTGAGCCGGGTGAGGGCGAACTGCTTATTAAAATTGCTGCTTGCGGAGTTTGCCATACGGACCTCCATTATATTGATCACGGGGTGCCTACTTTTAAAAAACCTCCTCTTATACTCGGCCATGAAGCTTCAGGAATAGTAACTGAAATAAATGAGGGAGTCGAGGGGTGGGAGAAGGGAGATAGAGTCTTAATTCCTGCGGTTATCAGTTGCGGTAACTGTGAGTTCTGTCTATCCGAAAGGGAAAATATCTGTGCAAACCAGATAATGTTCGGCAATAACGTCAACGGCGCTTATGCTGAATATATAGCGGCACCGGC encodes:
- a CDS encoding 3-oxoacyl-ACP reductase FabG, whose translation is MALLKDKKALITGGSTGIGAAIAIEFARQGADIAITFIGEKEDADKLSTHISSLGRKFISIEADVTDFSEAGKVVSNVVAEFKGLDILVCNAGINIDSTIWNMEEDEWDSVIDVNLKGCFNYIRAVSPILKNQKSGKIITISSINGLRGKFGLSNYSASKAGIIGLTKSVAREMGRYNVNVNSVAPGFIETSMTAKLSSEIREGAIKESALGRLGKPEDVANLVLFLASDEAAYITAQVIQVDGGQLI